Sequence from the Amaranthus tricolor cultivar Red isolate AtriRed21 chromosome 1, ASM2621246v1, whole genome shotgun sequence genome:
CTTTGAGGTTCCTTATTGGCTTATCTGCATGTAAAGGATTGCAAATGCGTCTAATGGATGTAGTGACATCATATCAAGTCAAAACCTCAAAATCTTCATTCTATAAAATTGAATAAATCACTTTACGGACTAAACCAATCTGGAAGGACGTGGTATATTCGTTTAAGTGAATACCTTTTGAACAAAGTTTATAAAAATGATCAAATTCGTCCATGTGTCTTCatcaatcaaacaaaaaatggGTTTGTCATTATTGCGGTATATGTTGATGACTTAAACATCATAGGAACTCCCAATGAAATTGAAGAAGCCGCAAATTGTATGATGAAGGGATTCGAGATGAAAGATCTCGGAAGAACTAAATTTTTTCTTGGTTTACAAATTGAACATCTAAAGGATGGAATACTTGTTCACCAATCAAGTTAttctgagaaaatataaatgtTATTCTACATGGACAAAGCACACCCATTGGATTCACCCATGATAGTTCGATCTTTAAAGATTAACGAAGATCTCTTTTGTCCTCGAGAAGAAGGTGAAGAAGTGCTTGGTCCTGAGGTACCTTACTTGAGTGCAATTGGAGCAATAATGTATCTAGCTACCAACACAAGACCAAATATTGTATTCTCGGTAAATTTGCTAGCAAGATACAACACTCAACCTACAAGAAGACATTGGAATAGAGTGAAACATTTAATTCGTTATACACGTGGAACAACTGACTTAGGGTTGTTTTATCCAAGAAATGAAAGTCTTATTTTAGTTGGATTTGCTGATGCAAGATATTTATCCGATCCAAGCAAAGCAAAAATCTCAAACTGACTATCTTTTTAAATTAGGAAATACACCAATATCTTGAAAAACCTACATAATATgtactctttttccttcctttaAGTTTTTATCCCATTGGGTTTTCTTGGCAAGGTTTTAATGAGGCAGAAATATGAGGTTCAATAAATATCTTTTCAAGGGGGAGTGTtataatatgatatattataAACTGATGAACAAATATATGAATGAACAGTAAAAGGATAAGCATATGAACAGTAACTTAAGTATATAATCCTTGAACAGTGATGGATTATAGTACATGAACAGTAAAATAGTTTTTGCTATAAAAACCCCTTTTGTGGATGAATGAAGTATCAATCAATCTTAAAACTTACTCAAATATATCTTGTTCATTGCTTTCTATTATAATAAGAATGAGGATTTTCGAAAGTTATCAGACAACCTGATTCAAAGTATTAAAAATACTACTATATGATAAAACTAAAATACTTTGAATCAGGGCCGTTGCGATTACCCTTATGGGTAACTCTTTCAAAAATAAGTATTTGTTTTGGCTGAATTTTCGAAAGTGTTATCCCAAAAGGATAATTGCGACAGCTGTTTTtcgaaaaaatatcgttatgatgggtaaaaacgacattaaatatctttttcggtctaCGTGTCGGAAAATatgcaaataagtacttgtttcgaccggattttcgaaagagttaccgCCTAAGGATAATTACGACGTCcgttttttttgaaaacaatATTGTTATGATGGATAAAAACGGCGTTAAAGTTCTAAAAAACAAGGATACAATCGGTAATTatgaaatttcaaattttttatatcCGTCTTGCCCATTTATTCGTAGGCCGCATCCGATATAAAAGAGGGCGAATAGCAGCAAAAATAAGGTATGTAATAATGGGCAAATTTTAAATCGAGCCTGCAAACAAATTTTTATTTGCATGTCTGATCTGCTACCCGCTCGAACCTACTAACACCTCTTTTTGAAAGGAAATTGAGAGTGAATAGTGATGAGCAACGGGCGCATATTAGCCCAAGGataaataatctaaaaaataacaaatgaaaagACCAAAAACACCATTAGCTTTAGAAATGCGATTCCGTACATGATGTCATGCCATATTGCCtttcttttttctctctccACCACCCTTGTTTGCTTTTTAAGCACCAAAACCCCGGTTTTCCTTTTATCTGTTTATCCCTCTATTTAATTCTCATTCCCCTCTCCCGCTTTCCCTTCCCCCATCCCCCTTTCCTCTTTTTCCATTTCTAGGGTTTCCCTTTTCTAGAGAGAGAGTAACagtgaggagagagaaaaagcaGGCATGGGTTCTATACCCGACCCGGGCGAGGCGACTCAGTCGAACTCACCACCGAGCTTTGAGGATTTTCAGAAGCAGACATCTCTGATGACGTCTTGTACTCTTTTATGGAAGGAGCTTTCAGATCACTTCAACACTCTTGAGGAAGATATTCGTAGGAAATCCGAGGCTTTGAAGCGCAAAATCCAAACCTTAGATGATCAAACCAAGCAGTCTCTTGAAGTTCTTAAGAAGAGGGAGGTAACAATTGAAGGTTCTGTTGAAATTGCAATTGGAAGAGCTGAAGAGTCTAAGAAGGTCGCATTGAGTCCTGGAGTTGAGGTTATTGAAAATGTGGGAGGACAAGGACTGGGTGAGGTTGATGATGGAGAAGGTTTACTATTGAAATTGAAAGGTTTCTGTATTTGGATGGATTATGGAGGGTTTTGGAGGTTTGTTACCGTCAGGAAGAAAGAACTTGATTTGCTAAGAGCTAAAATTCCTTTAGCTTTGGTGGAGTGTGTTGATCCGCCTAAATTTGTGTTGGAAGCGATTTCGGAGGTGTTTCCCGTGGATAAAAGAGTTGATAAAAGTGAAAGAGTGAATGATTTGGGCTGGGCTTGTGTTCTGCTGTTGGAATCTCTAATTCCTGCAGTCTTTGATCCAGTGATTGGCAAGGAGCGTTTGCTTGTAACACCAAGTGTTAAGGAAAAAGCTGAGGGCATAGCGGAGACATGGAAGAGGAGCTTGGAAGAGCGTGGTGGTATCGAAAATGTTAAGACTCCTGATGTTCATACTTTTCTGCAGCATTTAGTTACTTTTGGGATTGTAAAGAAGGAAGATGTGGGTCTTTACCGTAGGCTCATTGTTGGTTCTGCTTGGAGGAAGCAGATGCCTAAGCTTGCTGTTTCTCTTGGCTTAGGTGATAACATGCCTGGTAAGACTTAAATTCTCTCtgatttgatttattttgtttcaattCTTCTCACATTTATGTTTGTTCTTAATGCGTATATGTTCTTTTCACTATCACCCTTATGTGTTATccaatgatgataatgatacaTAAAACATTATGATTAAACGAAGCTACTTGACACAGATTATTATTgtctattttaattatattttttcacaaaattcattcttgTAATGGATGCTAATAGAAAATTATGAGAAAAGACATGATGAAAGATGTTTTGATATCATATGCATAAACGCTGCTCTCCAATGTTGTGCTTTGTAGGGTGTCTAACCCAAAACTCGCATTGTATGGATGCCTTTTTCCATAAAATCAAGCAACGGAAAAAGCTTTCTCTTACTTGCCCATAAATCTAGATATTTTGATAGATATTAAAGCCACACAATTAGTGCCACAATCTATGAACGAACCAAAACAAGTTCTTTtgtattatagtattttttggaGCCGCATTTAGCTAATCTGATCCAAGAATTTAAACAAATATAGGAGTATTTTAAGATCTTACCCCAATTTTGATTGGAAAACTTACGTGTTTGAAATCACAATTCAAAAAATGCGGTTAACGAAACGATGGTGGCATGGTTTTTGTACGCCCTTCAAACAAGCCtaaaatgtgatttttttattcCTTTACTATGCGGAGTCCATCTGTGTTGGACTTCAACAAATCAAGGATATTTATCCTCCAACTCGAGTGTTACTTACATAAAGAACTATActttaaatatttgttatttattcaCCAAACAGAAACGTTCGAAAAACTTTTAAGAAATAAACTCGTGCcgcttcaaaaaaaaaagtctgcTGCAGGTGTACTGTTGAAATGCACATAGCATTAAAGACATTTCATTTTTAATCCTATGTGCATTTTGATCTCACAGAAGCAACACTCTCACAAGCTTTTTGTGTTATGTATATTAGAATCTGCTTATTTCAgtttcttatggttttaatctTTTTAGGTTTCAATGCTGTTTTTGTACCAACGACTCTAATTGTCAATAAATTTGtgctttcttttgttttgtgtATGACACCCCTCCATTTCCTTGAAGTCACAACACTCATTGTTTCATAATTGGTCATATTGGTTGcaacaattttattttgggTATTGTTGCATACTTCTTTCACGTGTTTTCTTTctcatattttcttttcttcatttATTTGTCGTCTCTTAACTTGATTCCACTTTTTTATGCCATCAAATGTGTAGTTGTGTGCTCAATTGTGTGGAGGTTGTGGACTAGGGTGGAATTTATTCTACAGCAGGTTTAGGTTGGAGATGATTATGACGTATTGTTACTGATGTTCAAATTAGGTTTTATCACTTAATTTCATTCAATATGTGGGATGCCACCTAGGAAATGCTCATCAATTAGCGGACGAATAATGGTGCGGGCAATATTTTGTACTATTTTGGTTTATCACTTCAATTTCATACATATTATATTTCCTAGACACATTACATGTTTAAGGAAATTCATGAAGGTTGGAGATGGTTTTGAATTATTGTTAGCGTTGGATTGAGTGTAGATGTATAAgagtaaataaaagttaaagtaagaaaataaagttagttaGAAAGAAGATTAAAGGAACTTGATTGTTAGAGAGGCGAAAGAATtggttagaaaataataaaaaatggataaaataacaattgattTTCTCGTTTTGGGTATAAATTTAACCTCAGGGAGGGTGGGGAAATAGATTTCCTTCAAATGAGGGAAATCATCCTCCTTTTTCATTCACCATTTTATTTTACATTCATTCTACTTATTTCACGATTATTTCAATTGCTTCATTTACATCTCTACTTATCTTCATtctattagtttgactttttttatcccttaaatatttacactcaatccaagCAGCTCTTAAAAATAATGTTATCACCATACAATATGTGAGATGATGCCACCTAGGGCATGGTCATGAAGTATTGGACCATTAAGAGTGCTGCATTGGAAATTCATGAAGCTGACTCTCTCTATCGCAAACCTTGTTATCTAGGAAACACTTGGTTTTTCTAGGGTTTACTCTGTCCATTTGGTCAGTTAATTCTTGTTTATCTCTGTGTTTCTCGATTTTGACTCGCTTTTTTTCAATGTGAAGAACCCTGTTAACTGCCAAACATGACTTTTTGTAGGTTTAACTACATAACTTCTCATTAGCTATTAGAATTATGTTAATCCACCATATGTATCCGATATGCCTTTTCCAATTACATTACATTGTATTGGGTCTTCCATGTCCATGACTGTTTTTCAGTTCATACAGTGGAGAGTTGAAGTTTTCTTAGTCTGAATGGGGcgcattgctttgttcttgATTGTTGCAGATTTAATACATATTGCTTACTATCTgttttattctgtttttattGTATCTTATCACTCAATTAAGTAGTTTGATATTCATTCAAATTTTTATCATCTGCAGAGATGATTGAAGAGTTAATTAGCAGGGGTCAACAGGTTGATGCTGTTCATTTTACTTATGAAGTTGGTCTTGTAGATAAGTTTCCACCAGTTCCGTTACTGAAGTCCTTCCTTAGGGATGCAAAAAAGGCTGCCACTGCAATTTTGGAAGA
This genomic interval carries:
- the LOC130820292 gene encoding FRIGIDA-like protein 4a; its protein translation is MGSIPDPGEATQSNSPPSFEDFQKQTSLMTSCTLLWKELSDHFNTLEEDIRRKSEALKRKIQTLDDQTKQSLEVLKKREVTIEGSVEIAIGRAEESKKVALSPGVEVIENVGGQGLGEVDDGEGLLLKLKGFCIWMDYGGFWRFVTVRKKELDLLRAKIPLALVECVDPPKFVLEAISEVFPVDKRVDKSERVNDLGWACVLLLESLIPAVFDPVIGKERLLVTPSVKEKAEGIAETWKRSLEERGGIENVKTPDVHTFLQHLVTFGIVKKEDVGLYRRLIVGSAWRKQMPKLAVSLGLGDNMPEMIEELISRGQQVDAVHFTYEVGLVDKFPPVPLLKSFLRDAKKAATAILEDPNHSGRAAHLANRKEQSALRAVLKCIEEYRLEDEFPSENLKNRLDQLEKMKTDKKKTTPVPANKRTRVCNNGPMPPAKAGRSTNAYVSSFPSTPAAFVRSVSHPQYPAGVAPYPYDRPAPAMYGSSSPPYPYSPETAPPAMTGPYAGAPISYPAYVYNNGMAPSYPQVFY